A single Suricata suricatta isolate VVHF042 chromosome 2, meerkat_22Aug2017_6uvM2_HiC, whole genome shotgun sequence DNA region contains:
- the LOC115275873 gene encoding LOW QUALITY PROTEIN: talanin-like (The sequence of the model RefSeq protein was modified relative to this genomic sequence to represent the inferred CDS: inserted 1 base in 1 codon), giving the protein MVFWKGQYWANPPPASSVDKNPCLYRLYFQLRRTLKNPQTHLKKPVMEDSTPWKGHLTSHSLCPVERKPQAWRWQPGSSSELETTXAAPPPPPAQPLEATMTAVLRALAEMFCGLSELITAPSYARVSIQDMATKRVRERSQQLYYDSHKWQTAECLAVEYRPMGCAEFASAIGATPTVGCFTPGTFTNQIQAASLVSSDRY; this is encoded by the exons ATGGTATTCTGGAAAGGTCAGTACTGGGCCAacccacccccagcctcttctGTGG ACAAAAATCCTTGCCTTTACAGACTTTACTTTCAGCTGCggaggacattaaaaaa TCCACAAACACACCTTAAGAAGCCAGTGATGGAAGACTCTACCCCTTGGAAAGGCCATCtcacctcccattctctctgcccagtAGAGAGGAAACCCCAAGCTTGGCGTTGGCAGCCAGGAAGTTCATCGGAACTGGAAACCA TAgcagcaccccccccaccccccgcccaacCGCTGGAAGCAACCATGACGGCGGTGCTCAGAGCCCTTGCAGAGATGTTCTGTGGTCTCTCTGAGCTCATCACGGCACCTTCCTATGCAAGAGTTTCAATTCAAG ACATGGCCACCAAACGTGTGCGAGAACGTTCACAGCAGCTTTACTATGACAGCCACAAGTGGCAAACAGCTGAATGTCTGGCAGTG GAATACCGGCCCATGGGCTGTGCTGAGTTTGCTTCTGCCATCGGAGCCACTCCTACTGTGGGCTGCTTCACTCCTGGAACCTTCACCAACCAGATCCAGGCAGCCTCCCTCGTGTCTTCTGATCGTTACTGA